A DNA window from Macadamia integrifolia cultivar HAES 741 chromosome 4, SCU_Mint_v3, whole genome shotgun sequence contains the following coding sequences:
- the LOC122077460 gene encoding uncharacterized protein LOC122077460 encodes MEENVVVGEGDCKTSDLTPAAKFGVPLIESRPSHVDNAAENYKADECRHFSIRGYVAEVRRKDPKICWPFPTVGDLNKLEEQMLPPLHVPKFRWWKCQNCLRKTDAKDTPIETGVVKNCCNRVCKTKTSTSPGIPSTLSCGDAQKLHSGFQESSEVNIVDARKSSLEVSLQVNNDKNWPALFGNKKEKGAEVVDTITEDPHKLTDTVARENMNLEICRSTSPKKVDTCHAGVNFIKGSTFSPDFPIGKKGCDISSSGTAINIPSKLKGYDLVTSSNEISYKETEALKSKSDDLINSSKEIFHKEMPVFSRNNLSHVNEGHRDGVTSSVISEVDKEALNAVMGQTRKIRYLVSVDSSSEDENLAEEDVQDQHHTSWLGNSGDTSHGSKPRKLRSLTDIIRREMLATSNELDYTERDTKTDHMKAEGSQSKATPEASPGTSLYPITNNQAAFQGTDKEGMLGKKKKCKLPRDQDQGSSRMSWQRGATENIKIFKEDSAIKSMDAINANGELTGNASFLTNLHFASKKFLGKHRNDKKLILDREKKEMSPVEDSSSSLANHQDGLSDQLEIRKDAEIKCVGSEHIPIKFFKDSVARTDQSPGSQIYVAAQQKGKNISLGKKKNKLPHQVEGEKSSIMPWQEGMSHKDLIIKRYQDRKHKVAPSDSLNSVRVPFTGKGVHGGLKHHMQTHKKATLNKIQKKLPQEIECRVTIVGSESVSSPLACQPKDSSNACNYENSVDVKEPSKLSLDQCDQVGNKMCEREASDDIPMEIVELMARNQYERHLDYAKDATENRYCLSETTEKDKDTGLMDCTEALRNEMLRFPHERSNLQTSLSRNAKNGIGSDPSGGPTKQKSDVCLPTVDGEYYSINSSGSQLKQAQVSTNGFKGFPERQGNLPGQVPYPVIGSRRSCGTENCDWDRDMEGHRVLGSSVQSLGAYHTSQPILQQSSIVESQSVWSTVPYRIPFESNCPQKFVTGVSISNRLPHSPDPLPKGNVNCDHTQKPLNLKATFLQKKKGSSEMETDKGAYSEYLFAGPDEENVYHPKLRGSLDLYNDETLSAMHLLRLMHAGVCSSTPVNMSNNRERFLKDTQFAHDLIINKSSGPEASVSKTNRDFVNLSSCDYHSRSHHLGKSCEHFPPVSIPKSVDSLVQKDVSFERANVFTNGLLGKAFPGALNYQERGDEKISYSPARTRGPKFHTFASRNGCTSENQEYMIHNPQKGFLLLPASDSRQFPEQPQTAGGSTKHVELKVNRKDETVSPVETISGFQICTLNRNPADFTVPSAANGYMIGAEDLKRKLTPSMGRRGPIDIDLNKRPKKMKRTVIEHRQI; translated from the exons ATGGAAGAGAATGTTGTCGTGGGGGAGGGCGACTGTAAAACAAGTGATTTAACTCCTGCTGCCAAGTTTGGTGTCCCACTAATTGAATCTCGACCAAGTCATGTAGACAATGCTGCTGAAAATTACAAGGCAGATGAATGTAGGCATTTTTCAATCCG CGGATATGTTGCTGAGGTTCGTAGAAAAGACCCGAAGATTTGTTGGCCATTTCCTACTGTTGGTGACCTTAACAAATTGGAAGAACAAATGCTTCCTCCTCTACATGTTCCTAAATTCAGATGGTGGAAGTGCCAAAACTGTCTGAGAAAGACTGATGCCAAAGATACTCCAATTGAAACTGGAGTGGTTAAAAATTGTTGCAATAGAGTGTGCAAAACTAAAACTAGTACTTCACCTGGGATCCCTTCCACTTTGTCTTGTGGTGATGCACAGAAGTTGCATTCTGGCTTTCAAGAATCATCAGAAGTCAACATAGTTGATGCAAGGAAATCCAGCTTAGAAGTTTCTCTTCAAGTGAATAATGATAAAAATTGGCCAGCATTATTTGGgaacaagaaagagaagggagctGAAGTGGTGGATACAATCACGGAAG ATCCTCATAAATTGACTGATACTGTGGCAAGAGAGAACATGAACCTGGAAATTTGTAGGTCAACCAGTCCGAAAAAAGTTGATACCTGCCATGCAGGAGTAAACTTTATCAAAGGAAGCACGTTTAGCCCCGATTTTCCAATTGGCAAGAAGGGATGTGATATATCTTCCAGTGGAACTGCCATTAATATTCCATCTAAATTGAAGGGCTATGACTTGGTTACGAGTTCCAATGAAATCTCTTATAAGGAAACTGAAGCTCTCAAATCAAAAAGTGATGACTTGATCAACAGTTCCAAGGAAATCTTTCACAAAGAAATGCCAGTGTTTAGCAGGAACAATTTATCACATGTCAATGAAGGACACAGAGATGGTGTGACATCTTCTGTGATATCTGAGGTAGATAAGGAGGCTTTAAATGCTGTCATGGGTCAAACAAGAAAAATTCGTTACCTGGTATCAGTTGATAGTTCTTCAGAAGATGAGAATTTAGCTGAAGAAGACGTTCAAGATCAACATCATACAAGTTGGCTGGGTAATTCAGGTGACACTTCCCATGGGAGCAAACCAAGAAAGTTGCGGTCACTGACTGATATAATAAGAAGAGAGATGCTAGCAACATCCAATGAGCTTGACTACACTGAAAGGGATACAAAAACTGATCACATGAAGGCAGAAGGTTCTCAATCAAAAGCAACACCAGAAGCATCCCCTGGGACAAGTTTATATCCTATTACCAACAATCAAGCGGCTTTCCAAGGAACTGATAAAGAGGGTATGCTgggtaagaaaaagaaatgcaaGCTGCCACGAGATCAAGATCAGGGATCTTCCAGAATGAGTTGGCAAAGAGGAGCAACTGAAAACATTAAAATCTTTAAGGAAGATTCTGCAATCAAAAGCATGGATGCTATAAATGCTAATGGTGAACTAACAGGAAATGCGTCTTTCCTGACAAATTTACATTTTGCTTCCAAAAAATTCTTGGGAAAACatagaaatgataaaaaattgaTCCTGGATAGGGAGAAAAAGGAGATGTCTCCGGTTGAAGATAGTTCGTCTTCCTTGGCAAATCATCAGGATGGTCTTTCTGATCAACTTGAGATTAGGAAAGATGCAGAAATCAAGTGCGTGGGGTCTGAACATATTcccattaaattttttaaagatTCAGTTGCAAGGACAGATCAAAGTCCGGGTTCCCAAATTTATGTGGCTGcacaacaaaaaggaaaaaatatttctcttggtaagaagaaaaataagctGCCTCATCAAGTTGAAGGTGAAAAGTCCTCCATAATGCCTTGGCAAGAAGGCATGTCACACAAAGATCTGATTATAAAGAGATACCAGGACAGGAAGCACAAGGTTGCTCCATCTGATAGTTTGAATTCTGTTCGAGTTCCATTTACTGGAAAAGGTGTACATGGTGGTCTTAAACACCATATGCAGACCCATAAAAAGGCTACTCTGAATAAGATTCAAAAGAAATTGCCTCAAGAAATTGAATGTAGGGTTACCATCGTTGGATCTGAAAGTGTTAGTTCTCCTCTTGCTTGCCAGCCTAAG GATTCCTCTAATGCATGCAATTATGAGAATTCTGTTGATGTTAAAGAGCCATCTAAACTTTCATTGGATCAATGTGATCAAGTGGGCAATAAGATGTGTGAACGGGAAGCTTCAGATGATATACCCATGGAAATTGTAGAACTCATGGCCAGAAACCAGTATGAGAGGCATCTTGATTATGCCAAAGATGCTACAGAGAACAGGTACTGCTTGTCAGAGACAACTGAGAAAGATAAGGATACTGGGCTAATGGATTGCACTGAAGCACTTAGGAATGAGATGTTGAGATTTCCACACGAGAGGTCTAACTTGCAAACTTCCCTGTCCAGAAATGCAAAAAATGGCATTGGTTCAGATCCAAGTGGAGGACCCACCAAACAAAAATCAGATGTTTGCCTTCCTACTGTTGATGGAGAATACTACAGCATCAATTCCAGTGGAAGTCAACTGAAACAAGCTCAGGTCTCTACTAATGGATTTAAAGGATTTCCGGAGCGCCAAGGAAATCTGCCAGGTCAGGTCCCATATCCTGTCATTGGTTCAAGAAGAAGCTGTGGCACTGAAAATTGTGATTGGGATAGAGATATGGAGGGGCACAGAGTCTTGGGTTCGTCTGTTCAGTCCTTAGGCGCATATCATACTTCTCAACCAATTTTGCAACAAAGTTCCATTGTGGAATCCCAATCCGTTTGGTCCACAGTGCCATATCGAATCCCTTTTGAATCAAACTGCCCGCAGAAGTTCGTTACTGGAGTGAGTATTTCAAATAGGCTTCCTCATTCTCCTGATCCATTGCCTAAGGGAAATGTGAACTGTGATCATACACAGAAACCTTTGAATCTAAAAGCTACCtttcttcaaaagaaaaaaggaagttcTGAGATGGAGACAGATAAGGGGGCGTATTCAGAATATCTGTTTGCTGGCCCAGATGAGGAAAATGTCTATCATCCAAAATTGAGAGGGTCATTAGATTTATACAATGATGAGACATTATCAGCTATGCATTTACTCAGACTCATGCATGCAGGGGTGTGCTCTAGTACTCCTGTAAATATGAGTAATAATCGAGAGAGGTTCCTTAAAGATACTCAATTTGCCCATGATCTGATTATCAATAAATCATCAGGGCCAGAGGCTAGTGTATCAAAGACCAACAGGGACTTTGTGAACTTATCTTCATGTGATTACCATAGTAGAAGTCACCATCTAGGCAAATCCTGTGAACATTTTCCTCCAGTTTCTATTCCCAAATCTGTTGATTCTCTTGTACAGAAGGATGTTAGTTTTGAAAGGGCCAATGTGTTTACAAATGGTTTGTTGGGTAAAGCATTTCCTGGTGCCTTAAACTATCAAGAGAGAGGAGACGAGAAAATATCCTACTCACCTGCACGAACTCGAGGCCCCAAATTTCACACATTTGCCAGCAGAAATGGTTGTACAAGTGAAAATCAAGAATACATGATCCACAATCCGCAGAAAGGGTTTCTGCTTCTGCCTGCTTCAGATTCCAGACAATTTCCTGAACAACCTCAGACAGCAGGAGGTTCAACCAAACATGTTGAACTGAAGGTCAATAGAAAAGATGAAACAGTCTCACCTGTGGAAACaataagtgggtttcagatttGCACTCTCAACAGGAATCCAGCTGACTTTACTGTACCATCAGCTGCAAATGGTTACATGATTGGAGCTGAAGACCTGAAAAGAAAGCTGACACCGTCAATGGGAAGACGTGGCCCAATTGATATTGATTTGAACAAGCGACCGAAGAAAATGAAACGCACAGTGATAGAGCATAGACAGATCTAA